TCCAGACACTGAAGGAACAGGCAGGATTGATCACTCCTGCAGCAGATGAGTTCCTGCTCCAGAAATTCAAACTCCTTTCCCATGCAGTTTAGCCCCGAGCTCAACTCTTCCCTCAGCTTCTGGAGCCCTACATCTCACACTCTTTGCACTTCAGTGATGAAGCCTGGGCTGCCCACTGAAAAGACAGCCTTATTCTGTCTTGTCCTCCATGTTCAGTAAAAAGTGAGTGGTGCACTAAGGAAATGCACACTGTTCGTCTGGCCTGCCTGGCTGACCCAGTCACAGACAGTATTTTGAAGGTAAAATAGCTGGAAATCTGAAGTACAGAAATAGATGGGAATGCTCTTCTAATTATTTAACAGCTATAGCTTGATCCAAACATTACAAACTTCAAGTATGAAGATGacaatggggggggggggtggtgtgTGCACATAAAAATCCATCCCCTACTAAAGACAGAAGCACTgagggcagccctgcagcaccagaccctgccccaggtgctgcccagagccccacacagcttccctggggagcccaggGGCCTTGGGCTCGTGTGCCAGCAAACCAACACTGGTGTAGATGCCGCAAGGCCTGAAGAAGCACTTGGCACCTTGCTGCAGGTGCCACATTAATCCTGATagtgtttttaaatttactgGAACAAGGAAAAGTCAATTTAAAGATGGCTTTATAATAGGGCTAAGCTGTATCTCCTTTACCCAGCACTACAAATTTCAGTATCTACATCAACAGCTAGAAGCACTCTGTAAGCAAGAGCACACCATCTTTCCCTAATTTCGATAGAACTGTTTTATGGTTACAGTTTTATTGTTATAGCAGCATATAAACTTTTCTCCCCCCATCTGCCTTTGATTTGCATTGCTCAGCTGATACATTCAGCCAAGTCCTTGCTTTGCCTCTGAAACTGTGGGACAGAAAGTACTGtggggagaagagaaggaattgACTCTTGTCCTGCTCAGCCCTACTGAGCTGACCTGCATGGCACAGACTGTTACATTTTCTGTCATGCCAAGCAGAAACAATGTCATCAACACCAACATCCAAGGAAAGGAGGTGGCTATGATGAGCTGTAATCAAGCCCAGGAGGTGGCACTAGTAACAGAAGATAAGCTTTCAAAGCCTGGCCCAGCTCTATTCTACCTCCAGCTCAGAGATATGCACGTCTGGAGCCTCTTGCAAATGAAGCCTCCTCGACATCACTTTAAAATCTTACTGTGTATTCGGGCTAACTCAGCAAACACAAAACCTGAAGTCAGGCTCCTGTGGAGCCAAAACAATTTAGTTTCCTTCCTTTGAAGAAAGGCTTGAGCAGTAAAGtcaagattaaaataaatagccAAAACTTGCTTATTACAGTCAGAATGACTTTTCCATGTAAGGTTCCCTTCCTACTGCTCAGCAAGCCACCCATACAGTGTCAGATGGATTACAGGAGTTGGAATAAAAACCATCAACTTATAGACATGGAAACCCCAAAAGTATCAAAGCACATTAATGGGTCTTGGAAAGTTGCACCATTTTCTTCTCAACCCAGTACCAGAGTTCAGGAACCACAACTGAGAACCCAGCCACCTCCATCCCAGCATTTCTCAGTTCCCAAGGCCACCAGTAACTACAAATAAAGCTCCACAGAAATACACATTGAAGACTTCAGAATGATCTCACTACTGCAAGAGCTTATCCCATCTGGACAGAGCCAAAGCTGTGGCTCTGGTACTGCCAGGGTGTGGCCtttgaaggcccttcaataaatatccTTTTATTGCCCTTAACTCTGCctagcctctgttccagctgTTTAAGGCATCAAATATGCCACAATTCTGTGGCACGCCATATTTTTCTGCCTCAGTACAGTCTTTCTAAAAATTTACCACAGAAATGTTCATCTTTAATGACTAGAAACAATATTGAAATAGGGAATGTTACTTTACAGATCTTAACTAAAAAGATTAGCTATGAATACTTGAAACTAAAAGCATCAGACAAGTTTCCACGACTTAATTAGCTGGTTGGGGAGCAATGCATGCTAGGTACCAGAAAATCTGGGGAAAAGGTGACCCACAGAAGCCACCTACTTAGGATATACACTGTTTCCAAGCATGTTTCAAAATGCCATCAAACTGTTACATAGAGCATTAACTAGGTGGGTCTTTTCTTCAAGACTAACAAAAGGAAGTTTTAGGGAACGCTTCCAGAACTCCTTCAGCTAGCCCAGACTCCTCACCTACAGTCAGAGGGTCCACTAGCATCATCTGTAAAATGAGAGTGGTGCAGgctttcaaaaatgaaaattacttttattttttactttgatACCCATAAGACTACAACTGCTCAACAAGGTAAACATAACAGTTATACAAAACATATGTAATTATTTACAGACTTAACtgtacaaaataatttaaagcttACAAAAGTTTCATGCAACCTCTGCTGACTGACTGACACAGTCTAGGAAATCTCCTTGAAGAAGCATAGAAGAtctttgaatttatttatttaatggatCAAAAAAAGGATGCTGCAAGGCTTCATCAAGAGTAATTCTTTTGGCTGGGTCATATTCCAGCATTCTGCGAACAAGGTCAAACAGACTTTGATGATCTGTGTCTTGGCAATGCatgaattcctgaaaaaaaaaaaaaaagcaggaggtATTTTAGAGAGAGCTTTCACAACTGCAGTCTAACAGAGCAATAAAAATGCTGTCTCCTACCTTCAGAGGCTTACAGCGTCTCCTGACGTAGCggcctgcagagctgtgctcatcCCAGTCCAACTGGTCATGGTGGAAATAATGTTTTCTGCAGGACAAGGGAAACGACAGTAAGGTGGTGTCAGCGCACACAGCAAGCAGATGCTTTTCCAAGAAGTTTTAAAACACCATTAAGTGTTTCTGCATGTATCTCTGCACTTGGGAGCTAACATTTCTTTTAGTGTGTATTTATTCACAGAGatctgcttcttttttattattgctgacacaataattagaaaacagaagcttttttttttgtgttacttGAATCTATTGCAATGGATGCTTTGCaagctttttcctgtttttcaaaatgtacTATAATCAACTGGACAACTGTAACAAGCAATATACATTGCCCAAACTAGAATTATTGGAATTCTACTCTAAcataaattacaaaattatcTACATGAGTTAGGAAGAGGACACCTTATGTAAGAAAGAAAACGGACCATCAAATCCCTGGCCTCTAAATTTTGGACATAAGAGGGGTCAGGGGAGaaccctgtgctggctgcttcTCCTTGCCATGGAAGTGAGAAACTCCTGCTGCATGGATATCTttgaggaggagagaaagatCACTGAAGCACATGTCTGAGGGATACGCAGTGGCAGTAGAAGAGGATGACAGCTGTATTAACAAGCAAGGACCCTCTTCTTCCTCGCAATAATTATTGTGATGACAACATGTTCTTCATTCTGagagtttaaagaaaaatttatgtCTAATACTGTTCTGGTGACCATACCAAACTTAGCTTTAAAGACTTAGAAATATTCATACTCAAGTTACAGTTCAAGAGGCTGATAGTTCATACTAAAATCAGAAAAGAGGATTGCAGTCAACTACTTAAGGTTGCCTACGAATCTCTGATCTGCAGCAACTCACAGCTTACAACAGCAACTTTGCAATTTCTCTTGTAAGAGAAGATATTAGGCAACTTATCACTTCTACAATGAACATACCTGGATTTCTTGATCATGTGAGTGGGCAGAGGCCCCAGTATTCTTTCCATCATTGCCAGGTGTTCTTTACTATCATGAGTCTGTGTGGAAAAAGCAATGAAAGCACTTagcacatttttctcctctgaacCACTTGGTAACAACAATCAAACTGCAAACAAGTTTTTGCCAGAGCACTGTCACAACATCTTTAAACTCTGCCACtttcaattattaaaaacaGATTATGCAATGTAGATTATATAACACTTTCCACAGTGAGGATGACCCTTGAACAACAGTTCATAAACCAAGTATTGTACAAGCTTTTACTCTTAATTCCAGAAGTAACACAACAGTCTTCACTCAAAATGCCAGAAAAGATCACCTTAGATACTCTGAAGGAGATATCCAAGATGTAACATTTTCCTGTATGGATACTGCTTTTCCAGTCTCATCTATATAATCCTTAAAAGCCCATGGGCTTCTGCCTTTTACATAGTTACGTGCATGTAAAAGACTATAATCAGCAGTCTGTAAGAAACACATTTAAGCTTACATACACACCTGAAACACTGTAAATCCCAGGTAATACTCAATCAGAATACAACCAATACTCCACACATCGCACGGCTGAGACCATCCCAATGCTGCAAAATAGGCAaagtttgttttactttttagtATATTCTCAAAATGTGTAATCCACAAAGAACGTGCCCATTTTCCACACATTTACTGATGCCCAGCTTATACCCCATGCCCTCCTCAAACCCTGCTGTTTGTTCCTGGTTTTAGAGTACTTCTTTTACTGTTTACTCTCAATAATTTTACCCCCACCACCTGAGAGATGACTGATTACCAGAACCATGAACAACTACTCCAGTTTATGAAGTAAAGACACCTAAATGAACTTTCAAAAGGTTTAAGAGTCTTTACTGACCTAAAATAACCTCAGGAGCTCTGTAATGTCTTGTAGACACTAATGTGCTATGATGCTCATCATCAAAAGTCGCACTTCCAAAATCAACAACTTTGAtgtctgtgttttttaaagtgCGTTCATCTCGTTTCTGCAAGAAACCAAAATGCtgttaatactttttaaaagcatgcTTAGGCAAAAGGCATTATCACATTATCTTCAAAGTACCAGCTAGCATAAAATGTGTAACAAAACACTTCCTCCAAGTACTTTAATTCCTGTGCAGCTCAATGCTCCAAAAAAGAAGAGCAGGTAACAAAGTGATTTAATCTTAATACGCAAAAGAGCTGAGTAAAGACCATTTGCAGTAACAAGagttcttttcctcttttgttaaCCTTCAGTTAACTTCAGTTACTTGTTATctctttttaagaaaagtttCAATGAAGACAGAAATAGTGCAATTCAAGTTgggagaaacaaagaaaaaacttacCATTTTGGCATTGTACTTCACTATGTAATCAGACTCCACAAACAAGATATTTTCAGGCTTTAAATCTGTGTGAGTTAGTTTGTTATGGTGTAGAACTacaaggaaaaagagaacagtATTCCATAATTTACCCATTAAATTCCTAAAGGAGAAACCAAAACACACTCATATATTTGAAAGCAGTATTGAAATTTACTTACAGTTTATAGACTGGCAAATTTGATACGCCATGTTTCTAATGTCATTAATATGAAATGGCAGAAAGCTGTTTTCCTTAATAAAGTCATAAGTACTGAGCCCCAGTAGCTCAAAAACAATACAGACATGGCCATGGTGATCAAACCACTCCAGCATCTGGACACAGCggctgaaaagagaaaacaaaaaaaaagaaaacaaatgcaaatctATTGAATAAATCATGTTCCTCAAATCCTTGGTATGCTGACTACTCGATTTCATACTTACAAATTGCTGCTTGGATCCATGTTGTTCAAGTGTTCCAACACCTGTATTTCTGAACGGGCTGCCTCCCGGTATCGACCAACATTTTTCACTATTTTAACTGCTACATGCATTCCTCTCcttgaaaagaaagtaaagcATAGCAAACGGAATCAATTATTGTTAAATACCCACAACCCCAAAGCAGCttgattttaataaaagaaacacaGGAAGATTAAAGGTCATGGAGAATTATGGAGTTGGATTAGGGGAATTTGATTTAAGCATGCTGCACTCAACCATAAcagtttttatataaaaaaagtaATCCTGACCTTTCCTTTTTCAAATACTTATAGTATATGATTTATTAATTACTTCAGTGTTATTATCTCATCTGAAGTTGAATAAACATTGGGAATCTGCCAGcagaatgattaaaaaaattaaccaagTTCCCATTTGAACAAAAATACTACAAAAATTTGATGGGTTTTTCCCATCCAACTTGCACAACTTGTACTGGCACTTTTCCAATGCTCTTATGGAATCAGGGGAATTGAGTAATTTCTGAAGATGGATTATGAGCAGTTTATACCAGTGAAAACTGCCCTGCACTGAATGCCTGCATGCATTCAGACTGTAAGGCTGTTAACTTAAATGGAACACAgacacagctccttctgtccCATTTGCTCTTCAACAATTTTTGTCTCTGTAGAGCTCTTTCAATTCTAACAGCTTCAGAACACTCTCTGTCCTCACAACATGACCTCAAACTCCAGAAGAGACTTCACTTATGAAATGACAGAACGAACAAACCAAAGGTAGAGGAAAAAGTACTAAAACCACGTCATAGAATTGCTACATCAAACATACAGTTAAAATAGTTTGAGTTCTAACAACTGTTAGAACATACAGAATGAATGGAAATACAGTTAAGTTTCTTCTTCACCAGACATGCCCCCCACATGGAAGCaataattccattaaaaaagtaCTGGATACTAGGTTACTGTTGATTCAAAAAAACTTTAAAGGATAATTTTGATTATGAAAACCGAGGATAGCAATTTACAGCTCAACCAATTCCAAGCAACTGCTTCCAATTTCCAGAAACTGCTTCCACTAAGAACCAAAACTACTTTCTCAGTATACTGTACCACCTTTAAAAGTCTCCCAAACTAGTTCTGCACTCTTCAGCTGCTCTCACATTCTCCAGTTACAGCAGCAGTACTTAatagaaacaggaaaatgaaacaaaacagagtTCTCAATCATTAAAAAGGGCATTTGGGTTGCAACTTTCTCTTTAAATGTCCTCGAGCTTTAATTTCTGATCTAAGTATCTTTTATCATGAGATCCACTGATAAAGATAACCCAACACTTACATATCATGATCTATGCACTCCACTACTTTTCCAAAAGCTCCTTCTCCTAAAGTCGCAACAATTTCATCtaaaaagaacaaagataaGTTAGAATTATACAACTACTTAAAGGAGAATGAACATATTAatgtagattttaaaatgtgccaTTACAAAagcataattattttaaatttcagcatCAGAATGCATTATTTTATTGGACAGGAGTCATGAAAACAGTTAGCCAAAAAACTATCTCTTGTTCTAATCTCAAGTTCATTTACTAATTGGAACATTTTGAACACGGTATTTAAATTCTACAGAAAAGAAGAtatgcaaaaaaacaaaaaagcacaaaaaaaaacagaacaaaaagagcAATGAGATTTCTTTAGCCCCCCTCCTCTGACATACTAttctaaacagatttttttctgaaaagttttttaaaagtgttgaAAAATGTTCTATACATCTTGCTCTTAGAACGTCTCCACTTTCACAGATCAGGTGACCCTCCTCATCATCCTCTACACTCCTGGATCTTTTCCTTCGGTGACTCTTCTGGAAACGGCACCAAGATCGTCCAGCCAATCAATATATCAGAGTGAATTCAGGGCAGAATACGCAATTCATTCAGCGGGGAGATATTCAGGCATTCAGTTACACACCAGGCCACGAACAGTTGGCAGGAGCAATTTCAAATTCAGTCCCCAGAAATTCACAGGGCACAGTTTAtgttacagaagaaaaacatggcaaggaacagattttcagatAAATACTTAAAGTGATacaagcaacagaaaaaaaaacaacacaatttTGTCTCTCAAACAGTGGCTTAATTGAAGACAGATTAAGACTGCAACACTGCTATTTCTAATTATTTGCTAGCAAACAGCAAAAACCAGTATTTATGTACATACCTAAGCTGTCAGTCAGGTGAAACGTTTCTATTCTTAAAACATCCACTCATGTAAACAATTTTACTTCCCCATGTTtagagaggggagaaaaattaCTATGAAGGCCTTAATTTGCATTATATGATCTAATACACCTTACTGTTCTACTGCAGAAAAGTGGTATAAAACACCTGGAACTGTAGATGCATCAGTGGGCATCATGACAATCATGAGAAATTCAGAGAGCACACCTTCAAAGAAGGCAAGCAGCAAACTTATTCCATCTCATAAGACATTAGCTGCCATTAGCTGGGCACAGGGCTTATCAAAGCTTTCTGGAACTAGGTGTAAAATTGTTCCCTTTACCAGACATGCACATTCATACTTTCAATTCATGTTAAAAAGGCATGTCATCTCAATTACTTTTAGCAATAGGGTGGACAGCACCTCACAATCTACCTGAAAAAACAGAGTTCACTATGCTGCAAAGCTAACTGACAACTGTACTTAAAAGAGGACAGCTGCCTGTCTTCAATTTcaagaaaacagttttcagaTCAATCCCAGTGATTTGGACTACCAACCACCTACATTCCCAGTGTACAACTAGCACTGATGATCCCACCCCCCACCCAACAATGATCCAAGAATCTCAACTAACAACATATTCACATGCTCCACAAACAGACTCGAATAAATACAAATCCttttttaattatgtatttCTTAAAGTACCGTGGATCAGGAATTGCAGCTCTAGCACTCATTTAAGAAGTCTATTACCACTAATTCATTAAtaataaagttaaaaattacTCATACCGAATGCGATTGGTGACTGGAGCAATGATGTCTCTTATGCTTCCTTTTATGACTACTTTTCCTGCTCCGACCAGAGGATTTGCTATAGTGATGATGGTGACTCTTTTCATAGTCTCTGTGATAATGCCTGTGGTCATACACTTCACAGAAGTCATTTCTGTATTCCTCAACATATCTCCGGTCATGATGGTCTCTTTCATTTATGGCTCTATCGTCCAAATAAtgactgaaaatatattttaagtgaATGTTCTCCACTTCAAAAACTTGAGGTTCCAACAAGATAAGTGACCTGAGCTGAGTTACACAGTATCTGTCTTTACAgcataaatgttttttaatggaCTCCCTCCCCAAAAATAGTGGAGCTTTTGATGTTACTTTATTAGGAATTTAACAACATCGTCTGTCTCAAATACATGGCAGCCATCCACATGAACAATGTATGATCTGACCACAGTTTGCAGAGTAAGAAACTCAGACTTAAAAAGGAGAAACACTTTCTAAAATATACTGAGCAACTTCATTACAAGCTTAAGTCACATGACAAACCATCTTCAATACAGAGATCATCCCTTCTATGCTTTCAAAGCTCCAGGCGTTAAATAAAACCTAGAGACTGAGAGAAGTAGCATCATTCTCAGTGCTCTGCAACCAATATTAAAACCTCCGAGTATCTGGAACAAGGATCATTTGCACAGAAAACAGACCATTAAGAAAGCTGCTGAGGCACAGAGTTCCCTGACTGCTGTACGCCTACTACTTCCAGCATTTTAATAAGCATGGGTATGAGCTTTTAAAAGAATTCCATTGGGtcttttcaagggaaaaaaaagaaaaaaacaaacaagacaaaacaggaaaatacatcTTTCCAGTGAAAACAGTGTGGGAGAAAACACAAATCACTTCCAAATTAGTAAGAGAAATTCATACTTACCACTGTATTAAATGATTAAACAAACCTTCTC
This portion of the Vidua macroura isolate BioBank_ID:100142 chromosome 15, ASM2450914v1, whole genome shotgun sequence genome encodes:
- the CLK4 gene encoding dual specificity protein kinase CLK4 isoform X1: MYLFEQRIPAPNIQQEKLWEMRHSKQSHCPEWDDRRSWDQRKHSSSRKRRKRSHSSGQESKHYKPTRISESHYLDDRAINERDHHDRRYVEEYRNDFCEVYDHRHYHRDYEKSHHHHYSKSSGRSRKSSHKRKHKRHHCSSHQSHSKSHRRKRSRSVEDDEEGHLICESGDVLRARYEIVATLGEGAFGKVVECIDHDMRGMHVAVKIVKNVGRYREAARSEIQVLEHLNNMDPSSNFRCVQMLEWFDHHGHVCIVFELLGLSTYDFIKENSFLPFHINDIRNMAYQICQSINFLHHNKLTHTDLKPENILFVESDYIVKYNAKMKRDERTLKNTDIKVVDFGSATFDDEHHSTLVSTRHYRAPEVILALGWSQPCDVWSIGCILIEYYLGFTVFQTHDSKEHLAMMERILGPLPTHMIKKSRKHYFHHDQLDWDEHSSAGRYVRRRCKPLKEFMHCQDTDHQSLFDLVRRMLEYDPAKRITLDEALQHPFFDPLNK
- the CLK4 gene encoding dual specificity protein kinase CLK4 isoform X2, translating into MRHSKQSHCPEWDDRRSWDQRKHSSSRKRRKRSHSSGQESKHYKPTRISESHYLDDRAINERDHHDRRYVEEYRNDFCEVYDHRHYHRDYEKSHHHHYSKSSGRSRKSSHKRKHKRHHCSSHQSHSKSHRRKRSRSVEDDEEGHLICESGDVLRARYEIVATLGEGAFGKVVECIDHDMRGMHVAVKIVKNVGRYREAARSEIQVLEHLNNMDPSSNFRCVQMLEWFDHHGHVCIVFELLGLSTYDFIKENSFLPFHINDIRNMAYQICQSINFLHHNKLTHTDLKPENILFVESDYIVKYNAKMKRDERTLKNTDIKVVDFGSATFDDEHHSTLVSTRHYRAPEVILALGWSQPCDVWSIGCILIEYYLGFTVFQTHDSKEHLAMMERILGPLPTHMIKKSRKHYFHHDQLDWDEHSSAGRYVRRRCKPLKEFMHCQDTDHQSLFDLVRRMLEYDPAKRITLDEALQHPFFDPLNK